TATGGGTGTGGCAGATGTAGATTACTGGAGTGCAGAATACTACTACTGCTTTTATAAACAGGGGTAGCCTCATTGTATTGTTGCTGCACTTCTGTGACTTCTCTGAGGTCACGCCTCCCCTGACAATGGACATTCTAATAGAAAAAGACACCTCTTAAgaatattataatttaattagTGCTACAATGGAAAGCCCTTACTGTATGTCCTTGTCGAGATCTCATTCTTTGCTGTCCTCTAAAGCCATGAGTTGGTGCAGAGGTTAAGAGGAAATCACCGGCTTAATGCAACTACATTTCTAGGTTATTTTAACAATTGTCCAGTGGCTATTTGGttgtctttaaaaacaaaagtggaaaagtgAAAATGCAAGATAAATGATAAAGATTTTATAGATCATCAGAAGGAAACATGAGTTAACTTGAGAATTGTAAGTAGTTCAGTTATATTATGCACATTTTTCGTCATAGGCTAActtggaaagaaaaatgttttgattgttttttatCTGTGTTTATGTATAAGGAGGCTATTACAGTACATATTCTATTTTAGTGTCGATGAAGGccttatattttcatttaatcacATGTAGTCATGTTTGCTATTAATTATTTGGAATTGCAGGTGTTCACCTTCATATTTACAGAGCGATCAAGCAGAAACCTAGTTCTCTTTTACAGATCAGATGAGCCCTGTATAACAACGGTAATAAAAACACAGACCCATGCATAGATGACATTACATACCAGCAAGCACAGAGAACACTAAAAAAGTGATCAATCAAGcatttgaattgttttatgGGCCCTAGAAGGTCTAGATCAGGAATTTCCAAATCTAACCCATTTTTGGTTCTACCTCATCTTTAATTGCATCCACCTGGTGTCctaggtctaaataagtccctgattagagggttatTGCAAGACATTCCATGAGTGAGAGCCGTGGTAgtcaaaagcagttttacctCAATATCTCTTGGACTAGCTAGTCTTGAGAATGCTTCTGATGAaaggttttcagtttgtttgtaaGGTAAAACAGTAAGGATTTTCAGTACAGCCTTATACAGTACAAACATTAACCAatgttggccccttcaggaAGGTATGGCTTCAagatgttttcagaaaatgtgcaGGAACTCGAAGGAagctggaagccagtggagtgtaCAGAGGAACGGagtgacatgggagaactgAAGAAAGTTGAGAACCAAGCAGGCTTTTTCCTTCTGGATATGCTGCATGGGTTTGAAGGCACACACGGAGCCCAACCTGCAGTGAGTTACATTAGTCCAGATTGCAGATGACCAGACAGTAATTGTCTGGATTAATATCTGTGGAGCTTCCTCTGTGAGGTAAGGTCGCActgtgtttatgttgtaaaGCAATAAACTTGACGAGTTGTGACACCATAATGACTCCCTATGCTGGCTCTGTCACCTTCAAAGGTAAGCATGCCCTCATACATACTGATGCAgatgacttcctggttggaagagcGTGTGGGGAAAAAGCTGATTGGATGGGGCTGATGCCTATGGGGAAAGTGTATTGTGATCTTCAGCTCTCCTGAATCTGTTGGGAGATGTTGCCTTAGGTGAAGAGCACAGATACAATTGGATATGTCAAAATtgggaaagggagaaaaaagcAGGCATAAAGAAGTATAAATAATAGGACAACTTTGAAAGTCTTAGTACAGAATAATTGTCAATATTATCTATTTATGTTAATAGACATTACAAAGCCCATTTGGTATCATCTGTTATTAATTGACTAGATTTACTAAGTTACCTCAAATCTGTGGAATGGCCCTTGTCACTGTACCAACTTTGTTAAAAGAAtgctcataatttttttttttcattctagATGTTGCTGGATTATACAATTAATCTATCAGTgctaaatttatatttttattcatttacacAATTTCTCACATACAATGCTACCAATATATTATATCTTATATTGGTTTCAAAGGTATTGTGCATtcgtgtgtaagtgtgtgtgtacgtgtgtgtgtacttgtgtgtgtggcgATGAATGAGAGCATTAATGAATTAAGCTACTCATTATGATGGTCTGCTCTTGTTGGTCATTAAAAAAACGCATGTAGAATTTGTCACCCCGGCCACGATGGAGTCTGGGTAATTATGGTTAATGTCTCATCGTCTATTCAAGGCTGGAGCGTTATGCTTGGGAGGGTCGCGCTACGACCCCATGACCTCATATTTTATTCATCTTAACAGATATATTATTCTTGATTAACCGATTTTCACAGAACAAAGTTAGATTCGTATTCATGTCGTACACTTTAGTTATTGCTAACAGTTTTAGTAAAATATAATGAAGTATCTGCCTTGCGCAAACAAAATATCACTTTCAGCCCTTGTCAGATTAGTTTTAGCTCTGTGTCAGCTACAAGATAATTGCAATTGTAGTGAATGTGTACTTcattgcgcacacacacagacacacatgcacgcacacacacacacacacacacacaaggaaccACTCAGAACAATAAAAATGCATGTGCAAACACTCGTTAGATCGTCATGTGATGTTCTTCTTTTAGATGCTGGTTGTACTTTGTATAGTGCGAAGCCAGAGGATCAGCGGGGGTAAGTGAGACATTATCATGCCTCTTATCAGCTGGTAATTAGACGTGTTTAATTAAACAGATAAAAAATTGGGAGAGTATAGAGACTTAACATAGATGAGGGCATTACCTCTCCGTAACAATATCACCAGTAGGCCTATGTTTCCTAATGTAGGTTAACCTGAAGACATCCCggcgactgtgtgtgtgtgtgtgtgtgtgtgtgtgtgtgtgtgtgtgtgtgtgtgacagggacCTCGTTAGTAATAACATAGAACCATTTCAATCCACTTCTTCTCTCCACTTGTGCATCTCAATTATTTGTTCAGAGGCTGGTGTAACAATGGCTTGGATTATGGTTGCTTTTGGCATGCTAAGCAGGAAGACTAAAGTCTGAAAGTAAGTCACTGACAGTGGGGAGTACCAAGACCTTTCTCTTCTGGAGGGGACCTGCTCCCTGGACTTCAAAGGTGGGATTATGTTGAAACGAgggaaacaaaagaaaactcaTCTACTGCCCGCTTTTGAAGTTATGGAGATATATTATACCCCACTCCCCCTCACAATGTCATTTttagcacacacatacaaacacgcacacaaacacacttggtAATATACGTTTCAGAACCACCCCTGGAGTCCTAAAAAAATTAAGTCAATTGCTTTAATGGACATTAATTCGATTAACGTTTGGAGCTTCCGGATACTTAAATGAAAAGCCTATATGTCAcaacaatatttgtatatttgatGGTATAGCATGGTTTAACGGTGTATATGTTTCCAGGGGCTATAGTTCAAAATGTATGACGAATGTGTGGGCTTGATTTTAAATAGAAATGGTTAAATTCCTAATGAATAAACTGTCAAACAACAGGTGTCACGCCGGAGTTTGATACTTCACTGCGCTTGCATTTCTAtctgattatgtgtagaggacAGAAAACTATTACAAACATTGGTAATAATAATTAAGACATGAACTCGTGTTCTCTTTAGATGCTCTGTGAATATCTACATTGCTCATAGAACAAACATTGTGCGTTATAATCTTGAATTTAAACGCAAGAATTCACATCAGCATTATCGTATATAATAACTGCAAAATATTGTCACTTGTTCTTTTTGATTTGTACATGAAGTGGAATACAATTATGGAAACCTAAAGAAATAACAATAGATAAAAAGTTTCGATACTTCAAACAAATCATTCCACTAAAAACTAACTAAATAACCCAAGCATGACGAATTTAGTTTAAAGTTATTTATAAATAtcttaaataatgttattttacagttataacatttcatttacatttccaATTCATTGAGTCTGCTTATAGCAACGcccaaaataaacaatttgttGCAATTATTGGGCTaatcatttcatttttcaaataaacgtaatgaacaaaaacagtttttatttatattatccACTCAAACGTTTTAAAACTGAAGCagcaagtttgaatattttttccGTATTTTGATTTAATGATTCATGATAATTAAATCAAAACTTTCTTTGGGTCTATTCCTGATTGTATTTTAGTGCCACATTTAATGTGGTAAATGCCTTTACGAAATGTGCTGATAATAGATTTAAGATAGAAGATAGAATAATTCTGAAATCCATGGTAGCCTAAACTCGTCACTAAAATGATACTGTCAGAATTTCCTCACAGTGCACCAAAACTGCTCAACATTTCGGCAACAggattaacattttagaaagtGTTATTGTCCCTTGTCTTGTCTGTTCCCTCATCGATTGTTTGTTCCCACACAATCGGGTTTTTCTACCAGGTTAAGACAGCCGAAGAGCCGGGTGTATCGGATTGCCCTTACTTTCCAACGTCTCGGAACCAGTCTTCTCCAGCATGGATGAAGAGGAGCAGAGCTGGGCTGGGCCGGACGGAAGGCCCGAAAGACCGGGCATCGGACCCATTGACAGGGTGGGTTTGATGGGCACGGGCACAGCCGGTAGTGTCTGTCCACTCGCGTGATGGTAGAGACCCTTCATGGACACTCCAAAGGGCGTATAATCTGAGGAGACAGGGACCGGCATGGCACCCATGGAATCTGACAGCATTCCGACATGCGGCCACATGGAGTTGACCACACTGCTGAGCTGCGCCGGCACAGGGTAGCCCAAATGGTGCATTACCGAAGTGATTGGCAGACCGCTAGTCATCACGCCCTTGTAGTCCCGACCTATAATATTCTCAATAGCGAAGGGGTGCTTGAAGCCGCCGGACTGTCCGCAGTTGATACTACCATAGCCCTGGAAGTGAGGGATTCTTTCCACTGCTGAGGCGGGGCCCGGGTGCTCATGGTGCCCTCCATTAATTTTACCTTGGTGGTGGAAGTAGTGCATcattggagtgcttttgcaagcCATGTGCTCAGCGCGCAGCAGTTTGAAGCGCTTTCTCCTGCGTAGAAAACTGCCGTTTTCGAACATGTCCCCACAGTCCGGATGCAGGGCCCAAAAGCTGCCCTTTCCTGGCTGGTCGGGCCGCCTTGGTATTTTAATGAAGCAGTCGTTAAAGGACAGATTGTGTCGCAGGGAGTTCTGCCACCTCTGCGTGTTCTCCCGGTAGTACGGGAATCGGTCCATGATGAACTTATAGATGTCGCTCAGTGGGAGCATTTTCTCGGTGGAGTTCTGGATGGCCATGGCTGTCAGAGAGATATAGGAGTATGGTGGCTTCTGGTCACTGTACGAGTTCTTCCCCGGACGAGGCATTATTATTTATGACTTATGTATTCTGTCTATTTTCTTGTGAGGGCACCGGAGTAGGCTATTCTTGCCAGAATGTGGTCAGGATCGGTAATCTTTGCTCATGAAACAGTTTTCCAAAGTTTGGAGACTTAAACAATTATGTATCTCCTGGCATAGTGTTCGTAGTTTAATATAAGTCTAGACTGAGTATAATTTCTGAGTCAGTCAAGCAAACTCAGACGCACAGTCTGGTCATGCACATTCCAGATTAATTCcccaaagacaaaaaaaaaataagcccCCAAAAGGTTTTGGAAGAATCGTTGTCTTTTCTCCACAGTCGAACTCAAATTCAGAAGTTCATATCGCGCGTAAAAGTAGACAACAACACATCAAAGATCGTCCGTGTCTTTCATGTTCTGTCCCCACAACTGCGGAGGTGAGAGGCCAGTCTCTGCTGCAGTACCGGAAGAGTGGTTGGTGGTGCTCCTCCCGTCGGGCGGACCGATCTCCGTGTGCGCTCTTCTGGCCATCCAGCATCGTTTTTGTAAGGCTGCCAGCGTCGCGGAGACCCCTGCAGGTCTTGTTCCATTATCACATGGCATCCAGACATTTAGGGATCCGCCGAGGGAGAAGTCTGGAAtggttagagagagagggagaggggaagggggaCTCTAAATCATCCGCGCGCCCTTGTTCTGTGCCAATCGTGAACCTCGCGCGCTGGGAGAGGATGAAGTGTTGGCATATTGTTGATGGGAAAGATAAAACCCCACCACGTAGTCTAataatgctaatgctaaaaaAAGAGACCAACATGCTTTTAAACGTTATTAAATTGTGGAATGGATCTATATCGTACGTTGGTATAACTGTTATGATTTCATGTTCACAAATGTTTATCCCAGACCTAATGGTTAATCATCCAAGACACTGCATCAGACTGTGTTTTAAGTTTCTAAAGTGGAGTTAATACACCAGTGGCCTCGTTCTGTCTTTTTGGTCTAGCCGCAGGGGATGGCCCATTTTTTGAGTTTGTAAAATCAATTTAGTTGTGAGGACACCGACGCGATCTGGACTCCGTGTGTCTGACTTAAGAGGCTTGAAACACCTTACCCCAGTTCGGATTCTGTCTCAGCAGACCAAAGGATAGTGGCTGTAGAAATAGGAAAATGCTGGTAACAGTATTTTTCCGGGATGCCAGTAAACGGCTATTGTAAAACGATACTGCGACAACTGCGATGTCTACTGTTTTCTCCTAAACATGGAAAACCCGACTAGAGAATAAGTTCATTACTAAAAATATCTGGCACAGACTTCTAATACAGTTATTTGAAGGGCTCAGACCATATTCACCAGAAGAAGCTAATCAAGAAGATGCTTACGTAAACGGAATCTGACTTCAATATGTTGCAAATGGTTACCAAGTTTGTATAATAACTTTGCTTTACAGAAAGTTGTCTTCTAGAAGAGATAGGCAGTAGTGTGGCACAACTCAGTTGTGAGGCTGAAGAAGAGCTGAAGAAACAGAGGAAGCAAGCACAAGCAGTGCTTAGGGCAGGTTCCCAAACTTGGGGTCTGGCCAGTGTGATTTCCTTTGAGAAAAGCTTTAgcaatattataaaaataatataaaaatatgcaATACCGCTTTACAATTGATTGAACAGTCTCTCATGCTCTGAGACATCGTAAaatgtctctcatatttgcGATATCTCATATAACGATCGATAGTCAATTTGGCTTGTTTTTGCTGTTCTGCAAATAGCATTTTAGAGTTATTAAATTGAATAGGAACGCAGGAAATATGTATTACCTTTAAACTTGACAGCTAAGATGAAACCTTAGGAAAATTATTTGAATACTAACATACTTAAATGTGGCTACTTTGTTGTTGCCTATATGACCGCGCAAAAAGAGCAAATACAATCATTTGTTGTCAATTTATTGCATGATTGACCCAAACATCAgtttcaaatcaaaacattattctttaTTACCTGGTCTCCTGCATGTATCTATATGATCATTAACATTAACTTAAAGTGTAATGAGTCGAACGACCGGTTTTATAAgtacaatgtaaatgtaaaactaaCTAATGACATCCTGCACATCTACCTGTCAGGTGGGCCTGGATGAGGACAAATGAACAGCAGGGGCCGGGGGCAAGTGGTAGGAAAGAGGATGATAAAGGTGAGCAAGACCAAGAGAAACCATAACCCATAGCTACTGTATGTGAGCACTGGCAGTGTCTGCTGTGGCAGGTTGAAAGGCAACGTTCCtagatatatatattattttatattgtaaaaaaatatatcaaaagaCATCAGAACAAAATGATAtggatatttacatttttttggtaTTCTTTTATATTCTCAAcctagtttttgtttttgttggggGGGCGGGCGACGACGATAAAATATGTAATCTGTAAATGGTGTATTATCTCCATTAAGcacaaagaaaaaagtaaaagtaaagaTATCTTAATCCAcccttttttcattttctaactttgtttctctttgtatgtgtgataaaaataaaaaacgtatATTCTGGTCACTTAGAGAAATAGACCGGTACTGGAAAAAACGGGGCAGGTAGGGGAAGTTGGAGACAAAGGGCATTGGCTGGCTACTGAGCCAGATGCGAACCTAGGCCGATCACAGCCTATATATACTTTGTGCAACTTAAATTGTTCAGTAGGATATCACACAATTATGGCAATGAGTGAAATTCGAGAAATAGTCAATATTTTCATCCAATCTCATTATTTTCAAGTTGTTGAAACTGCAGTTTAAGATTACAATCAATCATgtagacacacacgcacacgaacGTTCGCAttcacatgtacacaaacactcatGTTGTCAGAGATTAATTGCGACGAGGGGACTCGTTGTAGCCaacctgctgtctgtctgtttaaaacaCCCTCCCGCGTATCCTACAAGGCAAAGATGTAAACAAACTTGCTCCCTCTTCTGAGTTCCGATAAACGGAATAACAAAAGCTGCTCCCGCTTTTGCGTGGCCAGGTGTCACGGCTCGGCCCTTGACGGCGCCCGTCTTCTCGTGCGCCCCGGCGGGCCCCGAATACATTACAATAATTAAGCCTTCCGTGATTTACTTTCCTTGGAGAGAGGTCTAACAATGTAATTAAGCACGAGCTTGCTATATTAGATATGAATATTCAAAACGGTGTCAATTAATTAGCCAACATATCTTTCCCATTATCTCTACCGCTTGCCACAGTCCTTCCATCACTAAAGGGTCACCGTTGCCAAAAGAGAGCATAATTTATATAAGAGTCGTTATATAACTATCACTTTTGTGGCTCCCTGACAAAGAGTGCGCTTTTAAAAAGGCATTTAGGTTGTTTTTCTGCGCCTAAAAAATATTGGTGCCCTTGGAGGCCCACAGAGGCTAACGCGGGTGGGTAGTCTACACACGCGGGAAAGATAAATATTAAATCTGTTTTCACAAAGGGAGCCGTTAAGTAGACACCGCGCAGATATGCATAACAAAATTAATTAGGTAGTCTGCAGCATCCAACTTCTGGACAAATAACTACTTGTAAAGCACACCTTCTGGGCATACTGAACATATGCTGGAATTAtccttaattgactaattacaTAAATTACTCATTAATTTTACAGCACATCAATTATAAAAGATATATCAATTAATTTTGCATAAATTATGGCGGCACACCGCTGGAGAAGGAGGTAGGGGGATAACGGCACTGGGAGGGGTCCCAACACACATGGGTGGGGGTTGTGGAGAAAATGGGTCGATGTCTGTTTCGAGAGCCTAATAATTATTTGTTCAGCTTAGGGCAGGATATTCTTCCTCTATCTCCACTTTGAAAAGGGATGTGGATAGTCGCAATTATGATAATAATCTTTAAAGACCCCTTGCAAAGTCATCAAGGGCGCATCCCGGCAGAGCGAGCCATTTAAATCAATTAGCCTATTGTTTCAACGAGAAAATTAGCCTGTTTGGCAGTGGTAAGTCTTACCGGTGGATTAATGGGAAATTATTTATTGGAGACGTTTAATGCCCCATGATCGCTCTATTCCCCAATATAACAGCGGGTGGTGGTGATGTCTCTTCTTGATGCAGTTAAAAGTTTTTGAaaactctgtcacacacacacacacacactatacaaacatacatacacagacaggcaaacataCCTAGTTACCATTTTGCTGCATGTGTGAATTTGAATTAATGGATTAATTGTGCTTTTTTTAAAATCATCTATATgatattaaataatttcaagTGGAAAAAAATTCTCAACATTTTTACAgcttaaatgaaaatgaataaaatatagttGCACAAGCTGAAGAAATatgtacatataaaaaaaataaaaataattgccatGTTAACCATGTCAAGggacacattttttttccaTCAAACGCCTACATGGTCCAACCAAAATGTTCAGCTTCCCAGCCTGTCTGAATTGGGGAGGTTCAGGAGGGCTCCACATTACCatggcaaaataataataaaagttgAGTTGACTGTGAGCGTCCCTATGTTTTGCGAATGTGTCAGGAAGTTGTATCCACAAGGCAGGAAGTACTCTGTGGTGCAGCGATATAGCATTTGGAGAAATACCAGAGTGGGTTTAAGGAGTAACAATGCTTCAGCATCCTAGGCTAACATTGGTAGCATCGGTGTTCAGTAACAAGTACTAGGCACGTGTACAGACAGACCCCAGGGTTTTTTTCACCTCAAGTGCCCTTTTTGGTGGTTCTGCTGTCCACATTGCTCCGACGCTCGTCACTCGATGTCTGTTCCTCTTGTGGCATAAATCCAGCGAGGTCCCAGATTCTGACTCAAGAGGTGTGTGCACAGCACTGACAAATACGTTATGTATGTGGATGCAGAGGAACTTACAACTGGTGACTCTAACTGGAGCTCCATCGATGAGGCTCGATTGAGGCTTGTTCACTCACAATGATTTCCTTTGTTTAGCTGAGGTTGAGGGACAGGTTGTTGTCCACAATGGCTACCGCTAATCATTGTTAGTTATCATTCCTACAACACATATGTAGTTCAACAACCTGGATGATGGATTTGGGGTTGTGCAAAGTGAAACAGTCATGGGTGAACAGGGAGTGtacatctggacacagccatCTTTGCCCATTAGTCTTTGCAAAAATGTTCAGCCAAAGAACAGCAATTGTCAACTCCTTCTGCATATCCTCAATTGGACTGAGTTCTGGGCTTTGACTTTGTCACTCatagacttgtcccaaagccaagCAAATGTTGTGCTTTGGTTGGTTGTCATCGGAGGCGTCGCTaagatcacaatacattcggggcttagcccatcCTTCCGCCCTGTCTGGGACAGAAAGTTCTGGATTTTGAATATACATGtggaaaatgtcgatgtacacgccaacggcctacacgtctacaatgTCGTAATGTgcaatcg
This portion of the Esox lucius isolate fEsoLuc1 chromosome 13, fEsoLuc1.pri, whole genome shotgun sequence genome encodes:
- the foxb2 gene encoding forkhead box protein B2 yields the protein MPRPGKNSYSDQKPPYSYISLTAMAIQNSTEKMLPLSDIYKFIMDRFPYYRENTQRWQNSLRHNLSFNDCFIKIPRRPDQPGKGSFWALHPDCGDMFENGSFLRRRKRFKLLRAEHMACKSTPMMHYFHHQGKINGGHHEHPGPASAVERIPHFQGYGSINCGQSGGFKHPFAIENIIGRDYKGVMTSGLPITSVMHHLGYPVPAQLSSVVNSMWPHVGMLSDSMGAMPVPVSSDYTPFGVSMKGLYHHASGQTLPAVPVPIKPTLSMGPMPGLSGLPSGPAQLCSSSSMLEKTGSETLESKGNPIHPALRLS